Within the Sporocytophaga myxococcoides DSM 11118 genome, the region GTGAAGTTGTTTATTGTGAAGTAATGGAAATGCTTGATATGATCAGGTAAAATTTCTTCATAAAAATTTTACCAACCTATATATAACTTGAACCCAATATAAAACTATTGATAGTCAATCTTGATCATGGGTGAAATTCAATTATGGTCACAAAGTATCATTGATTAAATTTTCTATAATAAACACAAAGGGCTTACCCGCATTACCGGATAAGCACTTTAAATTATTTATTAAGATATCTTATTCTTTTTCAAGAACCAGGGTAATCTTATTAAAATCTGCTGCTGCATTGATTACTTTTCTGAATTGCTCAAATATCTCGATTGGATAGTTAAGCTTTTTGTAATACTCTTCCACGTCGATTGTAACAATTCGTCCTTCCTGTTTGTATGTAGAAGTAAAGCCCATAGAATTTTCATTTCCGTCTTTGAAAACAATGTTCTTATTAAGGTCTTTCAGGTTCGGAATTTTATATCCCTGTGGAATCTCGAATTTAATCTTTCTTACGTATTCATTCGGATAATCAAGAGAGATCTCTGTATTTCTTTTCTTTTCCTGATACAGTTCATTCTGTGGCCCAATGATTTCGCCAATCTTCAGAAGGTACTTACCTCCTGCCTTTTCAATCAGTTCATCACTTTTTAAAGTACCTGTAATAAGCATTGGCTGAATATACGGAGATATGTTTTTGTCTACATTTTTTACTGTAACATTGCTAACATGTCCGTCTTTAGCCTGGCTTTTTAGAATCTCATCAAACAGCTCTTTACGCTTGTCTTCAGGAATCAAATCATAATATGGCTGAATAAACATTGCTTTATAACCTTTAAAGCTTCTCTCTATTGAGATTGTTGAATTGTCATTTTCAAGATCAACAGCCAGATTGATAATGAGGTTATCATGATTCAACTTATAATCAACAGAAGGTATCATCTTGATTTCACTAAGTCCTGTTGTAAAATCACCAACCGTAAGAGGCTTGATAACCATAGCATAATTGCCCAGGAAATATGAAGGAATCATTGGATAACGGAATTCAAACTGCACAGGAGACATATACTTGTCAAGCTTATCAAAGTAGATCAGCTGTTCATCAAGGTAATCCCATGATTCAAACTTAGGATCAAATCGTTCGCTTGTCTTATCATTAGAAAGCGCCAATCTGTGGCTTACTTCGGCTCTTTCGAAGAGTTTAATAAACAACCTCGTCATTCCGAATTTGGAACCGAATTTATTTTTTAATATAAAATCAATCTGAGAACTTTCACTTCCTCCATTTTGATTTACAATAAAATTACTTTTGATGTGATTTTCTATAAGCTTTATCTTATCCTCTTCCGAAGCAGATTTATCAAGCTTAATTTTCTTTAAAAGTCCGTCTACCTGTTTGTCAATTTTAGAATCTGTAACATGAGTGTTGGCATATATACTTTTAGCTGCTTCCGCAAATGTTACGATTTTTGTTTTACCAGTGCTCGTGTTATTTGCGATCTTATATTCAAGACGCATTACATTCGCCCAATAGTCACTGTATTCTTCCTTAGGTAAAGCATTAGTTTTATTCACCTTCAGAGATATGTGTCTTTTCTTTTCAATAACAGTGTCTTTAACCTGTGCATTGCCATTGTAAACTTTAGTATCATAGGTTAAAAACTCCGGTACAATTAGTTCAAAAGAGTAATTGTAGCTTGGGTTTTGAAATTGAATATATCTTCTTCCAGAGTTAGCGGGATATTTTTTGAGCTTATAAATGTATTCTATTTCACTTCCCACTTCCACACCTTCCACAGCGAAAACTTTGAAGGCTCCTTTGTTCTCCAGGTTTTCGACTTCTTTCATGTGACTTTTATCCGTAAGAATAATTTTCCCGTCTTTACTAATTGACCTGACTTTGATGTCAACAATATCCATCACATTCGCCAATGATATTGAAAGTTTATTGTATTGTTCAATTCCAGACTCATTGTTAACAGCTACAATAAGGTGATGAACGGAATAAATGTAAGGCTCATTTTTCTCATTATAGGAGATCTCTTCAGAAGCATGGTTTTTAAAGATAACACAAGACTCTTTCTGATCATCAGCATTTACCTTAAACCTGGCCCTCTTTTCTTCCCAATCATAACTGTCAGTTTCGGGCTTTTGTGCAAATAGTGTTATTGCATTACAAAAAATAGCTAAAAAGATAACTTTTTTAAAAAGCTTATTCATATTGATGGTTTAGTTTTCTACAATGGAGATGTTTTCTTTATAGGCTTTATTCAATTCTTTAATCATCTTATTCCACGTAGGGAATTGAGTTGTTTTAAGAATAAGAAAGTCGATGTATATTTTTTTTGTATACACCAGTTTATCTTTCTTTAATTCATATTGAATATCAAAACCAAAATCCTTCTCATTAACTTTTTTGTTTTCAGGAATGTATTTTACTTTATACCCTTTCGGAATACTAAAAGTAGTAACTTCCGTCATTTCATATTTATAATCTTCTTCAAAATCCGTCTTTCTGTTTGAGGATTCGAAGTTGAGAGAGGAAAGGTCTTTATTGAGATTTAAATTAATAAACACTTCCTTACCCGATGTTAAAGAATAATCTTCCACGTGAAAATCGAACTTTAAAACAGTTGGCTTTTCTCTTTCGGATGCGTTCTTAACAATAGGGTTAGTTACTTTGCATTTGTTGTTTCCTTTAGATAAAAAGCTATTGAAATAGTCTACCTTATCTTCCTGATCGAGGTTGCCATACACATGGGCAAATGTAATTTTAGGATATCCTTCAATATATCTTTTACCTTTTCCTTTCAAGCTGTTTTTTTCAAAATCAACATGAACAGTATCTACAATTTTGTTCTTGCTTCTGTCGATTAAAGGTACTTTAAGCACCATACAGCTGTCTTTTCCCATTACTATCAATCCTTCTTTATCCTGAATCATTGAAGTAGGCTGTCCATGCAACTGGTATTTACCAGTGGCATCCAGAAAATAGTATTTTCCATCAAGTTTCACTGTAGCAATCATGTGATTGAAGTTACAGCTTGAAGGAACTTCCGAAACAGCGTATGGAATATCTCTTGAACCAATGAGTGTCAGATATGCAGGAATGCCGGCAAGTTTGTGCATATAGGAAGTTATGTTTGCCATATCTTTGCAGTCACCATACCTCTTTCTGTATACCTTTTCCGCATCTCTCGGTATAAAACCTCCATAACCATCTTCAAAAGCAATGTATCTGATGTTGTCCTGCACCCAATAAAAAATTCTTTTAGATTTCTCCAGGTCTGATTTGGCACCGACAAGTAAAGAATCGACAAGTCCCTTGATCTCTTTTTCCGAATCTTTATTAATGCCCTTTACAAGATTATAAGTCCACTGATAAAGGTCTTTATAGTTGGAAGAATAATTAATGGTACCGTTTTTAAGATTAAGAGATTTGATGTAAACAATAATCTGAGGTGCATAATACCTTATATTGGGAGCATTAGCATCATGTTCAAGCCTGGGAACGTTTTTCATTTTCCAGGTTGTAATTATTTTATTACCTTTTTTAATCTCGCTTTTTTCAAGAGCACTTTCATCTACTCCTATCACCTTATATCCGATCTCAATCTTGTTATTGTAAGTAATAGACAATTCAGAGCTTAAGGACAATGCCTCAGCGCTGAAAAAGAATGGACCGAAAAGTCTTGGCTCAAGGTAGGACTCTTTATAGAAAAGAGATGATTTTGCTCCCTTTTGAAGGGACGGGTAAATAAATTTTTTAACCCTTGAATCATTGAAAAAAATACCTCTCTCCTGTACATCCTCATCAATAAAGTCAGTTACTTTTATAGTCTTCAAGCCTCCATCGCCTTTAGGAATCATACACTTCGCTTCCACATCACTAACCTTAAGCATACCGGAATAGTATATTTCCTTTTCTGAAAGAATATTTGCATTGTCTTTCAGATAGATCATTTCAGAATAATTTTCTGTATTGATGGTCAGGGAATCAGCCTGAATATCCAGAAAGATTGATTTCTTTTTATTCAGGTAAATGGCCAATTCGTCAGGATACTGTTTGGATAATGAATTTGCATCCTGAGCAAATATTTTTGCAGGAATACAAATCAACGTCAGATAAACAAGGAAAGTCCTCCTTAACGATTTATTCATTTTACTTTTAATAAGTCCAACCATCCACATATTTTTTTTCTTTCACAAGTTTTCCGTTGATGTCATAGAATCTGGCAACTCCGTTAAGAACGCCCAATATATAATTTTCCGAAGACTTCATATTTCCGTTAGGATAATAAGTAGTCCTTAGTCCATTTAGCTCATCCGCAAAAAATTCTGCCTTTTCTTTCACTTTGCCGTCTGCATAATATTCTGTTCTAGGCCCTTCAGTTTCGCTGCTTTGATAAGTTTTTTCATACCATTTTTTTCCAGAAGAATAATATGCAATGCATTTACCTTCTCTCATACTCTTATTCAGTGTAAACTCAATGGCTTTGTTTCCATTGTTGTAATACCCAGTAATCTGAGCTGTTTCGTTTGCAACTGGTATCAGTGCCCCACTAGCACCGTTTTTCATATTGTTGTACGAAACCAGAACATCATTCTCAAAATTTCTTAACAAGATAATGTCTTTTCCATCAGGCGAGTAATAAACGTTTTGCCCATTAAGGTTATTATCTTTGTAAGTAAATTCATTGTTCTTCGTACCATCTTCATTATACCAAACCCACAAACTGTCTTTGGATCCGTCAACATATTTGCCAGTTGAACTTACGGTCTTCCCGTCTGAATAATAATACTTCCAGATACCAGATTTCTTGCCCAGGAAAAAACTACCTTTAAATTCAAGTTTTCCATCTTCAGTGAAACCTTCGGTCGGTCCATGTTTTAATCCGTCTATATAGTTGTATTTCTCTTTCAGTTTTCCATTAGGATAAAATTTT harbors:
- a CDS encoding DUF3857 domain-containing protein, with translation MNKLFKKVIFLAIFCNAITLFAQKPETDSYDWEEKRARFKVNADDQKESCVIFKNHASEEISYNEKNEPYIYSVHHLIVAVNNESGIEQYNKLSISLANVMDIVDIKVRSISKDGKIILTDKSHMKEVENLENKGAFKVFAVEGVEVGSEIEYIYKLKKYPANSGRRYIQFQNPSYNYSFELIVPEFLTYDTKVYNGNAQVKDTVIEKKRHISLKVNKTNALPKEEYSDYWANVMRLEYKIANNTSTGKTKIVTFAEAAKSIYANTHVTDSKIDKQVDGLLKKIKLDKSASEEDKIKLIENHIKSNFIVNQNGGSESSQIDFILKNKFGSKFGMTRLFIKLFERAEVSHRLALSNDKTSERFDPKFESWDYLDEQLIYFDKLDKYMSPVQFEFRYPMIPSYFLGNYAMVIKPLTVGDFTTGLSEIKMIPSVDYKLNHDNLIINLAVDLENDNSTISIERSFKGYKAMFIQPYYDLIPEDKRKELFDEILKSQAKDGHVSNVTVKNVDKNISPYIQPMLITGTLKSDELIEKAGGKYLLKIGEIIGPQNELYQEKKRNTEISLDYPNEYVRKIKFEIPQGYKIPNLKDLNKNIVFKDGNENSMGFTSTYKQEGRIVTIDVEEYYKKLNYPIEIFEQFRKVINAAADFNKITLVLEKE
- a CDS encoding transglutaminase-like domain-containing protein yields the protein MNKSLRRTFLVYLTLICIPAKIFAQDANSLSKQYPDELAIYLNKKKSIFLDIQADSLTINTENYSEMIYLKDNANILSEKEIYYSGMLKVSDVEAKCMIPKGDGGLKTIKVTDFIDEDVQERGIFFNDSRVKKFIYPSLQKGAKSSLFYKESYLEPRLFGPFFFSAEALSLSSELSITYNNKIEIGYKVIGVDESALEKSEIKKGNKIITTWKMKNVPRLEHDANAPNIRYYAPQIIVYIKSLNLKNGTINYSSNYKDLYQWTYNLVKGINKDSEKEIKGLVDSLLVGAKSDLEKSKRIFYWVQDNIRYIAFEDGYGGFIPRDAEKVYRKRYGDCKDMANITSYMHKLAGIPAYLTLIGSRDIPYAVSEVPSSCNFNHMIATVKLDGKYYFLDATGKYQLHGQPTSMIQDKEGLIVMGKDSCMVLKVPLIDRSKNKIVDTVHVDFEKNSLKGKGKRYIEGYPKITFAHVYGNLDQEDKVDYFNSFLSKGNNKCKVTNPIVKNASEREKPTVLKFDFHVEDYSLTSGKEVFINLNLNKDLSSLNFESSNRKTDFEEDYKYEMTEVTTFSIPKGYKVKYIPENKKVNEKDFGFDIQYELKKDKLVYTKKIYIDFLILKTTQFPTWNKMIKELNKAYKENISIVEN